Part of the Oreochromis aureus strain Israel breed Guangdong linkage group 20, ZZ_aureus, whole genome shotgun sequence genome, ACTAGAAGTATGTAAGAAGCTGTTTGAGACGCAGCACAAATGTTGCCACTCGGCATCCACCCAGAAACACCTCTGGGCACCTTTTGGGACAGTTTTTCTGAAGCATTATTTAAAGAAACTTAACCTTTAATGGTCAACATGGCATAAAAGCTGCGTGTAAAGAATCACCAGtaaaatctgatgaaacacaaaGGTTTGCTGACTTTACACCGAAACAAACTTCTTCCACCATCTTTGCCGTTACAAATTCCTCTCACAGGTTCAGGATCCGCTCTTCTAAAACCTCCACACTGCGCTGTGCGCTTTAGCTGAGCGTCAAATACAGAAATAGCAGACAAGCTGATGTACTGAAACAAGATTAGATGCTGTAACTAAAGTAGATTACTTTCATTAGAGTAATCTTAGAGttttggttgagtgtggaggtGAACCTGCTCTTGACGTccttgttttattcatttaaaaaagccTCTGAACTGAATAAAAAGGAGGCGGGAAAGCTGGTTATTGGAATTTTCTACTCTATTTGATCGCTCATGGCGCTTTCTTACTAATAGCCTCAATCACACCAGAGGCCTATAACCTAAgagtcacacactcacactctgatggatgcatcgagGGCGACTTAGGGTTCACTGTTgtgcccaaggatacttcaaGGACCTCCAGACTTCCAGTTAgcagctgatctgctctacctcctgagcccaGCCGCCCCAAATCAAACCATATCTCACCTGCTGCACGACATAAAGCTGTGAGCGGTGAGAAAACTGAACATAAAGCCAGAGGAGATGAAGCTGCCACCTTTTCCTCAGTTATTTCTTCCACGTTTGTTTACCTATCATTAGCTGAGCTGGCTGTAACCTGCAGtcctgtttttggttttatttatttagtttattcaataagtttttaaaaattcgTGACTTTTCAGGTGTTTTTGGAGTGAATTCGAGAGAATCTGTTCATTAATTACCCGCTGTTAATTCAAACACTGATAGATCGCCACCCGCTGAGATCACAACACCAGCAGACACAACCAGCATCAACAGTCAGAGTTATGTCCTGTAGCTTTTTTAGTATGAAACCAAAACAGAACATGAAACTAGGCTCAGAGTGTTCAGTGACTGACGCTCCGACAGCTTTCATGGACGCTCCTGTTGGGAAGTTCTgggaaatgtttaaaataagctGACTCGACATGTTTTTAGTCTGTTGTTGCGTTAAATGACACAATTTTTAACTCTTTGAGAAATCTCATCTGCCAGCATCAGTCAACTGAGCCGATAACAGACAGATACATCAGACGGATATATCATATATCAAAGCGTTTTCTTCTCCCTGATCAACTTCTGAGCATCGCTGTCACACTCCGAAAGCTACAAAATGAGTTAAAAACCCAAATCGGTTTCATTGCTGTGAAAGAGGTTTGTGTGAAGTTCAGCACCAGACTCTAAAACGCCTGCGAGCTCGTTTTCGTCAGGCTGATGTGTGAACCTGAATACGGGACCTTTAACCATCTCTGAAGATATTTAAAGTGAGATCTTGCACACTGTGCTGAGTGTTAGTGCTGCATTTGTGTTCATCAGATGAACTAAATTACaataatcattttttttaacagtagaGCTACTGTCAGTGTGCTTGACAGAGACGagacagggagagaaagaagggAGGGGGCAGAGGTGAAACCATCCGGACTCACTGGGCTCTCCTCAGAAGAAATGCCCAGTTTAAACCAGCTGCCGGCCCAACAACAGGACCCCAACCCATCGTTTGAGAAGCTGAtctgaggaaaaacaaatcCAGCAACTTCCTTCCATGTGTCTGTGTTAAATCTGTCTCACAGACTGTTCAGCTGCTCCGGTTtgacagaagaagaaggatGCTTTGAGAAAAGAGACCCCCCCAAAAACGGAAACTTTCATCGTCTTTTCATGCTTCAGCCCACGCAACACAAACCAGACGTCCACTTTTATCCTCGCACAGATCCCAGCACGCACAGCCAGTCGAAGTGTGCATCCCTAATcctgtcagaggtttcttcctgtttaaaggagTTTTTTCTCCCCACTCTCTCAGAGTCCTGGCTGATATTAAAAACAGTGTAATGCTAAGATTCTTCAAactcaataaaatataaaacttaaATCATTCAGCCTGCCTGAAGTGCACTCGATAGCATTTCATATCATTTTGGTTCTGGTATTCAGATCATTCCTTTAATCGAAAAGGTCACTCATTATTTAATTACCTCTGGGCTGAACGACTGCAGTTAACTGTTGCTGGGCTCCTGACTGGTTCTAGTGATCATTACACATGTCAAGGTCACTGGATGACttttatcattatttaaaaagcagatttgagagaaaaaaaatgcagacgGTAATTTTTTATGCCACATAAAGTAAATTTGTGATTAAAATTggaatccacatttttttttcctttggttttGAAAGTGTTTAGATTAATAGACACCAAGTGGCTCCAGCTTCTGTATTAGGACACTTGTCAAAGCAGTCATGACCCTAATTTTAAGGCCTTAAAAGCATCCAGATgaaggagtttttaaaaataagaaccTCTGCATGGTTGTATTGAAGGGGAAACTATCCATAGAGGCCAAAACCGTTTTTTGTGGCAGgcagtaaacatgtttatttctgctgtaaaagtagacattttaacatgggagtctatggggacgGACTCACCGGTGGAGCCGGTctcaagtggccactagaggaactgcagtttttcatAACTTAGGTTTTGTCGCTTGATGATTAGAGAAAACTCAATTTAAACTGCATAAATGAACTGATTTAAAGGCACCTATACAGCTGATTCTACCTGGGTTGCAAGTGCTGACCTGGAAGAAAGGAAATCGATCAGATTGACGGCTGAGGATGGGAGGTGATTAGTGGGAGTGTGCTGCTTTGGAATAGATGGACTGAAGCATGAAAAAAAGTCCCTTAAGAAAGCTGAGATGGGTGTCCTGCTGCTTTAATCAGTTCACACACCTGACCTGACTGTCAGGCTCCTCACTGAGTCACATGACCCTTTTCATCCATACAGTGTCACTCCTGTGGTCCTCTTGCCCCCCGAGTGTCTGTCAACCTCCCCCTCCACCCTCCTTCAGCTACCACATGTACGTCTTTGTGGTGTCGATCTGACTCCCCCCTGCCTCCTCACCCCTCGCTCCCCCCTccctgtcttcctcctcctccttgtcGTCTTTGTCCTTCTCGGTCTCGCTCTCCCACAGCGTGATGAGCGGCGGGTAAAGCTCATTCAGAGGGATGGATGTGGCGTGCTGCATGTACTTCTTCAGCGAGTGGCCGCAGGACTTGTGCTGCTGCACGCGCCGGCCCATGTACACCACCAGCAGCGCCATGATTGACAAAGCGAACATGGAGCCCATGACGGCCGCCAGTGCCACACTGCTGCGGCGCGAAGCCACCAGCTCCACCGAGAAACCCGCCTCTTTAGTGGTGATGTTCAGACAGGAGGTGTGGATGGGACCagaggggagggaggaggaggaaggagacaCAGGGGTGGGGGAGGTGCTaggagaggaagaaggagaGGTGGGttgaggaggagaggaggagacagTAAGGCAGACGTGGTACTCAGTGGCAGGAAGGAGATGAGTCAGGTTGTACTCCTGCACGTCAACTGGAACctggagagggagggggagggggaggcaAAGAGGAAAATGTAATTAGTCCATCAAGTGCCTCCTGCTGGGGGTAAACCGAGTGTGATAAGACAGGGTGTCAGTGACAGAGCCCGAACAGGTTGAGCGATTGATATCAAGTTTATATTATTCATGATTCCCACGCTACACGTCAAACTTAGTTAAAGCTGAGTCAAAATAATCTGTAAATGCAAACTCATGTGATGGCTTCACGACTTCCAGCAGTAATGTCGTTGGGTGATGTGTTCACCTTGGCTGTGTAGCTGATCTGAGGGTTGTCAATGTGCACGGTTGCACTGGTCCaccggggaagagggacggggatgtCATGATGGTTTGAACCCACAGCTGAAGCTCCTCCGCTGGGATATAACTTCCACTCCAACACCACAGACTGGGCGTGAACCACCTGCACATGAAACAAGAAACAGTGAATCACCAGTTTCATGAAGGACAAACCGTCTGGAGCACTAGATAGTTTAATACCAGAAGAATATAAGGAGGGACTAGAAGAATAAAATATAACCAGAAgaagtaaagaagaaaaactacatGAAGTAGAAGCTGAAAAAGTAGGAAAAGAATGAATTATAGAAGAAGAAAGGACCAGAAGAAGAATAACGTAACAAACTGgcagaagtagaaaaaaaatgagaagtAAGTTCGATGTAAAACTAGACGAATAATTAAAGGAACTAGAAGAACAACTTTAAGAACAAATAGCTAGAAGAAGAACTTATAATAAAAGAACAAGAATAACAAGAAACAAAAGAGGAATAACTACTCGATGGCAAACATGAAGAAGAGGGAGAATAACTTGATGAAAATATGGATGAAAATCACACGCTAgaagaagaacaaaagagaagaagatgaagaactTGAAGAGGGCGAGAATAATAAGAAGGAGAAGATGCAGAAGATATAGATGAATTAGTGCAAGAACTAGAAAAAGATTAAGAGCTCACAGCATATTTCTAATAACACCTAAACCTGTTCGTGTAGCACATGAAGTACAAAACGTACCTTAGCGAGCACCACCAGAGACCCTGCACCACTGGATGAGTTCCCCAACCGGGTCCTCTCTCTGCTGGGGTCATTCCCCCCACCAGACCAAGAGCCGGCATATCCCTGAGAGTCTACGAACACCACGACACTCTTGGTGTCTGCTCCTTCGATGTTCCAagccacacaggtgtacacacctGTAAGAGAAGAGCAGCTTTTATGCAACTGAAGGtcaaaattaaaaatccacTTTAAACTTAACTGGATTTGAGCCTGCAGCTCACCTGCGTCTGATGGCTCTGCGTGTTCGATCACCAGCGCACCAGGATCTGACATCCGatgcttcttcttcctcctgctcAGGCCACGCCCCTCCTCTGATATGATTGGTGAAGCCACCGCCTCTGAGCTCACCTGAGCAGATTCATAATGTCACTCTTTGGTGTCTCTTTACAGGATCACACACTTTTTTAGTTCTCACTGATTGCATGAATTTATTTTACTAAATAGTTTATTAATACATTATGATGTAAGGGGTAATAGTAATAATACAAGGTTAAATATGGTATACATCCGGTAGTTAAGGAATGGGCTCAAGcagtttttattaaatgtacTTGACTGCATACGTTCAGTTTATGccggggcttttttttttcttaatgataaattgtttgGATAAATAAACCTTTAATTCTATTTCAGATGCCATTGCTCAAAATTATTGCTTCATGTCATGTGAAGATACTTGTTTTGGGTTAAGAAATTTTTTTAGCTGGGGTTCATGTACTCATAACAGGAGCCTACTTGTGGACAACTAATGAGCTGAAAGTGTCATGAACTGGTTGTGTGAAGCAGGCAggagaggacccaaacgcagaatCACAGAGGTGGAtacaaactcaaaaacagctttattgctggatttcagaaatacaaaactaactaaacttGGAATGGCATGGAGGCAGAACACATGGCGGggaatgagggagaacgcgacaaGGGGCTTAAATACGAAAGAAATGACGAGGGAACAGGAAACAtatggggaacacagctgagacAAATTAGACATGACGAGACAGAGGCcacactaaacacactgaacatggaacgCGAGactgccaaaataaaacaggaacatagTGAGACGTAGACTGTGACAATAGGACATGCAACACGTAGAACCCCATCTGCATaagagactctgacagcactgagcagctcattcagtggcaggctgcggcacccacgatgtgggacggggagatttcgcaggtctttcccgtccactgctgtcagactccacaacaaagacttcaactgaccaaacacacacatccacacgtgcaatagcaataacactaagtccAATACTCTTTTCTGACATTGTTGTATTATACTcaattgtatatagcatttgtattctattttattctattgtattgtGTGCAGTATCTATTCCAGTATTTTTCTATGTAACTTTGCaatgtccactttctgctgtaacaaaacaaatttcccacgtgtgggactaataaaggttatcttatcttagacatgaaacacatgatgGACCGGGGAGATAGGATGGAACACAAGCAGAGAAACACGGGAACAGGCAAGGGGGACAAAACACAGACACCACGAAGGGAGCAAGGGAGAGTGAGAAGGAAACACGAggatgagggagagagagagaggggaacaAGGAGCCTAGAGAATGAAGAGAGCATGGGATAAACATGATAGATGGGAGAACATGGAATGGAACACAAGGAAGGGAAacaagacacaaagacacataAACCCAGATACACAGAGAGggacacagaggacaaagaCTCAGGGGAACCTAATAACCAAGGAGCCAAACAGGACAACCTAGGCAATAAAGAATAAACTCAAGACTAACAAAATAAACCATAATACAAAAATGACATCAACATACAAGAAAACTCAAAACTggtcaaatgacccaggaccataaCAGTAAGTGACTCCTACGGTCCATCAGGGCACAGATGTCAAAGGTgtaaatgtgtgtaaatgtacatgtcAGGAGATTGAGTCGCTGTGGTGATTTAAACCCATTTCCCGGTTGTCTCGTGCTCTCACGCTGaagctgtgtttgctggagtgAGTCATTTAGTACAATTTAATGTTGCACTTGATTAATGTAGCTCTGTTATCCTGCTATTACGCTAATCGCTAATTATACAGTGGAACAGACAGAACAGTGGAGATGCAGAGTGAACGACACACTGGGGAGTTTATTCACCACGTCCAGCATGAAGAGGAAGTAACGTGTAataatcagtgtctgttgtgataACTGATTAACTAAAATCAATGAAGTGAAAATGCTCAAAGCTTCGCGTTTCTCTCTGGGccttggacacacacacacaaacatttccgCCCACCTTGTCACCATTTGGTGTCACCCAATAGAACTGTGGGGCGGGGTCAGCGTCTGCCCAGCACTCCAGCGTAATTGGCTGCCCTGTGCTGACGTTTATGGTCGGGGGGAAGGCGTGAGGAATGATGTGAGGCAGACAGCTGTTGGTACCGCCTCCGCCCCATCCAACCGCCACCACCTCCCGCAGCTCCTGACCGATCAGGTGAGGCGGGGAGGAGCAGATGGTAATGGAGGAATCCAGCAGCTTGAGGTGTGATTGGTTGCCAAGGTGAGGCCCCCATGAGGAGAGGCAGTCGCACCGAAGAGGGTTCGAGTGAAGAGAAACCTCCTCAAGAGAAcggagggaggagaggaggtcTCCAGAGAGGAGGCTGAGCTGGTTATTATGGAGGAGGAGAGTCCGGAGGGAGGGCAGGTTACTGAGGGCAGAAGACCGGAAACAAAAGACATTGaatgaggaggaaaaagaaacaaagaatatGGACAgatagaaaagaaagaagagatgAAGAACTTTTAGAATGTGAAAAAGAAGATGAGGAGACAACAGCTGAAGGAGTTACAAAAgtacaaaatccaaaaaaatcagttttactcATGAAAAACATAacatatgtaaaaataaaacataaaatcattgTGGGGTGGCTCAGAGACAGTTAGACACTCACCTGAAGGCCTGTGGGTCCATGTAAGAGAGGCGTGGGTTGTTGCAGAGCTCCAACTTGGCAAGTTCTGGAAGGTTTTGAAAAGCTGCTCGCTCCACCATCAGCAGGTCCTCCATGTTGTTCAGACTGAAGCCAAACACAACACAGCATTTACTACAACGTGCAACCGGCACAAACTGCAGGTGGCAGCATTCTAGAGTGAAAAACAAAGCCAGAAAACTCCAACAACTTGAACAACGTGAtctctgctttgtgttttcCAGCCAACCTGAGTTCCTCCAGGTGCTCAAGGTTCTGGAAATCTCCCTGCTGGACTCGGCCAATCGGGTTCCTGTTCAGGTCTAGGAACTTCAGGTTTGGGAGCACGCTCAGAGCATCGCGAGGAACAGACCTGCCATGAGAATGAAATTCAGCCATGGCTCCAGTGACAGAAGGTTATGGAACTGAGACCTTGATCCTGCAGAAAGTTATTTAATCATTGCACATCCCCTTGAAGCTAAAAGTTTGTTACTAGTGGACATTCAAGGCTCTGAC contains:
- the si:ch211-180f4.1 gene encoding leucine-rich repeat neuronal protein 1 — translated: MGSEVLSILLLSLVIASVCAEMSGTSQGGAVLCPLQCVCETRPWYTPQSVHHQARTVDCNELHLQRIPANISADTQVLLLQSNNISSITSELQSLTNLTELDLSQNHFTQVSSMGLSSLGRLVTLYLEENHIEELEDFCLRNLSSLEELYINHNHISSIGPKAFAGLTNLLRLHLNSNRLVAIDSRWFESLPSLEILMIGENPILGLEEKNFLPLSRLHSLVLAGMGLASVPSAAFLGLDYLESLSFYDNRLRSVPRDALSVLPNLKFLDLNRNPIGRVQQGDFQNLEHLEELSLNNMEDLLMVERAAFQNLPELAKLELCNNPRLSYMDPQAFSNLPSLRTLLLHNNQLSLLSGDLLSSLRSLEEVSLHSNPLRCDCLSSWGPHLGNQSHLKLLDSSITICSSPPHLIGQELREVVAVGWGGGGTNSCLPHIIPHAFPPTINVSTGQPITLECWADADPAPQFYWVTPNGDKVSSEAVASPIISEEGRGLSRRKKKHRMSDPGALVIEHAEPSDAGVYTCVAWNIEGADTKSVVVFVDSQGYAGSWSGGGNDPSRERTRLGNSSSGAGSLVVLAKVVHAQSVVLEWKLYPSGGASAVGSNHHDIPVPLPRWTSATVHIDNPQISYTAKVPVDVQEYNLTHLLPATEYHVCLTVSSPSGPIHTSCLNITTKEAGFSVELVASRRSSVALAAVMGSMFALSIMALLVVYMGRRVQQHKSCGHSLKKYMQHATSIPLNELYPPLITLWESETEKDKDDKEEEEDREGGARGEEAGGSQIDTTKTYMW